Proteins co-encoded in one Bradyrhizobium sp. 170 genomic window:
- a CDS encoding cupin domain-containing protein yields MIAGSVATTTTAIAGECPAGKMQPNVRPMVDTKPVGVTDVTLGAINLEKQPANIRDRELRFRKLTIEPGGIVPWHSHDDRPALIYIQQGEIVEYASNCAEPIVHKAGEIRPEVAGTSHWWKNLGKETVILYVGDIRKDPHDNHM; encoded by the coding sequence ATGATCGCAGGTTCAGTTGCAACCACTACGACCGCCATCGCCGGCGAATGCCCGGCCGGCAAGATGCAGCCCAACGTCCGCCCAATGGTCGACACCAAGCCGGTCGGCGTCACCGACGTCACGCTTGGCGCGATTAACCTCGAGAAACAGCCGGCCAATATCAGGGATCGCGAACTGCGCTTTCGCAAGCTGACGATCGAGCCCGGCGGCATCGTGCCCTGGCACAGCCATGACGACCGTCCCGCGCTGATCTACATCCAGCAAGGCGAGATCGTCGAATACGCCAGCAACTGCGCGGAGCCGATCGTGCACAAGGCCGGCGAGATCAGGCCGGAGGTCGCCGGCACCTCGCACTGGTGGAAGAACCTCGGCAAGGAGACCGTCATTCTCTATGTCGGCGATATCCGCAAGGATCCGCACGACAACCACATGTAA
- a CDS encoding ABC transporter substrate-binding protein: MNAAIRSGALARIFLVAGFGVALSAMPANAQKPGGSITVGLELDIPGFDPLKVGVYDTAALTASSAIFDTLTYLDANGKPQPKLALSWEPSEDFKMWTFKLRPGVKFHDGTPLNAEAYKANFDRQKDPANKCRCAFYISNVNNVQAPDELTLVYHLNDPQVNWPSLVSYASQNSAVHSPTAWKAKGDEYNRNPVGSGPYILKSWTAGDRMILEKNPDYWDKDKVYFDRITLKPLPDAQSRFASLQSGEVDLVWDDEYSADNIQKAQKDSKLTVHTYEGSGAQVYAFNTKVAPFDDLRVRQALVMALDRKRMSQAITNGLSRPASNPYGDGSWVKCKDDGALPEDLEKAKALIKDYGKPVDFKMLVTATPRGRMVGQVLQQFWKRAGANMEIEQVDQATIPPRAFMRQFQLTPWRIVDLADPDIQMYSNFKTGSPVALANYSNPELDKLLDHARVTADTNKRIDDYCAISRLINKEAIWFWTFQNTYYAISSAKVKGLPKMYSGVIDVSRAWKE; encoded by the coding sequence ATGAATGCGGCGATCCGTTCGGGCGCGCTTGCGCGAATATTTCTTGTGGCGGGATTTGGTGTGGCGTTGTCGGCAATGCCCGCCAACGCGCAGAAGCCGGGCGGCAGCATCACGGTCGGCCTCGAACTCGATATCCCCGGTTTCGATCCGCTGAAGGTCGGCGTGTACGACACGGCGGCACTGACCGCGTCATCCGCGATATTCGATACGCTCACCTATCTCGACGCCAACGGCAAGCCGCAGCCCAAGCTCGCACTGTCCTGGGAGCCCTCCGAGGACTTCAAGATGTGGACCTTCAAGCTTCGTCCTGGCGTCAAGTTCCATGACGGCACGCCGCTCAATGCCGAAGCCTACAAGGCCAATTTCGACCGGCAGAAGGATCCTGCGAACAAGTGCCGCTGCGCCTTCTATATCTCCAACGTCAACAACGTTCAGGCGCCGGACGAACTGACGTTGGTCTATCATCTCAACGACCCCCAGGTGAACTGGCCTTCGCTGGTTTCTTATGCGAGCCAGAACAGCGCGGTTCACTCCCCGACGGCCTGGAAGGCCAAGGGCGATGAATACAACCGCAACCCCGTCGGCAGCGGTCCCTATATTCTGAAATCCTGGACGGCCGGCGATCGCATGATCCTGGAGAAAAACCCGGATTACTGGGACAAGGACAAGGTCTATTTCGACCGCATCACGCTGAAGCCGCTGCCCGATGCGCAATCGCGCTTCGCCAGCCTGCAATCGGGCGAGGTCGACCTGGTCTGGGATGACGAATACAGCGCCGACAATATCCAGAAGGCGCAAAAAGATTCCAAGCTGACGGTGCACACATACGAGGGGTCCGGTGCGCAGGTCTACGCCTTCAACACCAAGGTCGCGCCATTCGACGACCTGCGCGTGCGCCAGGCGCTGGTAATGGCGCTTGACCGCAAGAGGATGTCGCAGGCGATCACCAACGGTCTGTCCCGTCCTGCCAGCAATCCCTATGGCGACGGCTCCTGGGTCAAATGCAAGGACGACGGTGCTCTTCCCGAAGACCTTGAGAAGGCCAAGGCGCTGATCAAGGACTACGGCAAGCCTGTCGATTTCAAGATGCTCGTTACGGCGACGCCGCGCGGACGCATGGTTGGCCAGGTGCTGCAGCAGTTCTGGAAGCGGGCCGGCGCCAATATGGAGATTGAGCAGGTCGACCAGGCCACCATCCCGCCGCGCGCCTTCATGCGCCAGTTCCAGTTGACGCCGTGGCGAATTGTCGATCTGGCTGATCCTGACATACAGATGTACTCCAACTTCAAGACCGGAAGTCCGGTGGCGCTTGCCAACTACTCCAATCCGGAGCTCGACAAGCTGCTCGATCACGCCCGTGTCACGGCAGATACCAATAAGCGCATCGACGACTATTGCGCGATCAGCCGGCTGATCAACAAGGAGGCGATCTGGTTCTGGACCTTCCAGAACACCTACTACGCGATATCGAGCGCGAAGGTGAAGGGACTGCCCAAAATGTATAGCGGGGTGATCGACGTATCGCGCGCCTGGAAGGAATAG
- a CDS encoding CoA transferase → MTIAGNDQRNLTGSFAGLRVLDFSTTIAGPHCTRMLADMGAEVIKIETEEGETMRTRPPVRNNCSTAFGQLNVDKNSLVLDLKSPEGAEAVRRLVATADVLVENFRPGVMRRLKLDYAALHELNPKLVYCSISGYGQTGPSAELPAYAPVIHAASGYEMAHLAYQPGRSRPDYCGIYHADVLTGVYAFGAISAALYQRKTTGQGQHIDVSMLESMLSLTLNELQWSQFEVKPTQRPMFGPIETTDGYVMMAIASEKTFQSLMQVIGNPEWVSDPRFARYSDRRENWTSLIEGVEAWSRTVTTEQCLVALNTHGVPSSAYRTVAEALRDPQIAHRGALAEVEDGGGTFKVLNLPFRMSGAKVSAARRMSTLGEHTRAYLKETGLSEDEIAAFAGKAQATARA, encoded by the coding sequence ATGACCATAGCCGGCAATGATCAGAGGAATTTGACAGGCAGCTTCGCAGGCCTGCGGGTCCTCGATTTCTCCACTACGATTGCCGGCCCCCATTGTACACGCATGCTCGCCGATATGGGAGCGGAGGTTATCAAGATCGAGACTGAGGAAGGCGAGACGATGCGGACCCGCCCGCCGGTGCGGAATAATTGCTCGACCGCCTTCGGCCAGCTCAACGTAGACAAGAACAGCCTGGTGCTGGATTTGAAGTCACCTGAGGGAGCGGAGGCCGTCCGCCGCCTGGTCGCGACCGCGGACGTGCTGGTGGAAAATTTCCGTCCGGGCGTGATGCGGCGATTGAAGCTCGACTACGCCGCGCTGCATGAGCTCAACCCGAAACTGGTATACTGCTCGATCTCGGGATACGGCCAGACCGGGCCGTCGGCGGAGCTGCCGGCCTATGCGCCGGTGATTCACGCGGCCTCGGGCTATGAGATGGCGCATCTGGCCTACCAGCCGGGACGCAGCCGGCCGGACTATTGCGGCATCTACCACGCCGACGTGCTCACCGGCGTCTACGCGTTCGGCGCGATCTCGGCGGCGCTGTATCAGCGCAAGACAACTGGGCAGGGCCAGCATATCGACGTCTCGATGCTGGAATCCATGCTGAGCCTGACGCTGAACGAACTGCAATGGTCGCAATTCGAAGTGAAGCCGACGCAGCGGCCGATGTTCGGCCCGATCGAGACGACGGACGGCTACGTGATGATGGCGATCGCCAGCGAGAAAACCTTTCAGAGCCTGATGCAGGTGATCGGTAACCCCGAATGGGTGAGCGATCCGCGCTTTGCGAGATATTCCGATCGGCGGGAAAACTGGACGAGCCTGATCGAAGGCGTCGAGGCGTGGTCGCGCACTGTCACGACCGAACAGTGTCTCGTAGCCCTCAATACGCACGGCGTTCCGTCATCGGCCTATCGCACCGTCGCCGAGGCGCTGCGCGATCCGCAGATCGCCCACCGCGGCGCATTGGCCGAGGTCGAGGACGGCGGCGGCACGTTCAAGGTGCTCAACCTGCCGTTCCGCATGTCGGGCGCCAAAGTGTCGGCGGCCAGGCGCATGTCGACGCTCGGCGAGCACACACGTGCCTACCTGAAAGAGACCGGCTTGTCGGAGGATGAAATCGCAGCCTTTGCCGGCAAGGCGCAGGCGACCGCGCGCGCCTGA
- a CDS encoding peroxiredoxin-like family protein gives MTTTLSSANAECLKQAFQQCRDMEGTLREQLEAYAAAGREFFPAYGEAVDRLVARLNENGGGENAPRPGEVMPSFLLPDETGRLVSLKSLTDRGPVAVMFYRGHWCPYCRLNVRAVIQAQDRIKALGAQTVAIMPETQAYAEKFKSEAEAPFPVLTDLDNGYALSLNLAIWLGSEIQRLLSYQDMASFQGNDGWVLPIPATFVVGRDGLVKARFVDPDFRKRMEIDDLIAALKSASEER, from the coding sequence ATGACGACAACGCTATCATCAGCCAATGCCGAGTGCCTCAAGCAGGCGTTCCAGCAATGCCGTGACATGGAAGGTACCTTGCGCGAGCAGCTCGAGGCCTACGCCGCGGCGGGCCGGGAGTTCTTTCCGGCCTATGGCGAGGCGGTCGACCGGCTGGTGGCGCGGCTCAATGAGAACGGCGGCGGCGAAAATGCGCCGCGGCCGGGCGAAGTGATGCCGTCGTTCCTGCTGCCGGATGAGACCGGCCGGCTGGTCAGCCTGAAATCGCTGACCGACCGCGGCCCGGTAGCGGTGATGTTCTATCGCGGCCACTGGTGCCCTTATTGCCGGCTGAATGTGCGGGCGGTGATCCAGGCCCAGGACCGGATCAAGGCCCTCGGCGCGCAAACGGTTGCGATCATGCCGGAGACGCAGGCTTATGCCGAGAAATTCAAGTCCGAGGCGGAGGCGCCATTTCCGGTGCTGACCGACCTCGATAATGGCTACGCGCTGTCGCTCAATCTTGCAATCTGGCTCGGCAGCGAGATCCAGCGGCTGCTGTCATACCAGGACATGGCGAGCTTCCAGGGCAATGACGGCTGGGTGCTGCCGATCCCGGCGACCTTCGTGGTCGGCCGCGACGGATTGGTGAAGGCCCGCTTCGTCGATCCCGATTTTCGGAAGCGCATGGAGATCGACGACCTGATCGCTGCGCTGAAAAGCGCCAGCGAAGAGCGATAG
- a CDS encoding patatin-like phospholipase family protein: MKDVQDAGSSPNLRSLAKSEPGQVVLVLQGGGALGSYQAGVYQALHEAGIEPDWIIGTSIGAINASLIAGNAPQNRLSRLREFWKKMEQNPIWSFRDVFPGFNEKLSYWSTVTNGIPGFFRPNPLAHAGDSYPLGADNAGYYSTSPLERTLTELVDFNLVNQCTPRLTVGAAHVRTSQMRYFDSRDGELGVRHIMASGALPPAFPAIRIDGELYWDGGILSNTPTEAVFDDNPRKNSLIFAVHLWNPSGAEPTTMAEVLNRHKDVQYSSRIASHIARQQQAHRLRHVINQLAARLPEAERNSAAVRELTGYGCPTRMHVVRLLAPQLRREDHTKDIDFSPSGIMQRWDAGYRHTRSVLEKKPWVGEFDPLSGVILHAEMEVMPEAAE, from the coding sequence ATGAAAGATGTTCAGGACGCCGGTTCTTCGCCGAACTTGAGATCGCTGGCCAAGTCCGAGCCGGGCCAGGTCGTGCTGGTGCTGCAGGGCGGCGGCGCGCTCGGCTCTTATCAGGCCGGTGTCTATCAGGCGCTGCATGAAGCCGGCATCGAACCGGATTGGATCATCGGCACCTCGATCGGCGCCATCAACGCCAGCCTGATCGCCGGCAATGCGCCGCAGAACCGGCTGTCGCGCCTGCGCGAATTCTGGAAGAAGATGGAGCAGAATCCGATCTGGAGTTTTCGCGACGTCTTTCCGGGCTTCAACGAAAAGCTCTCTTACTGGTCGACGGTGACCAACGGCATTCCCGGTTTCTTCCGGCCCAACCCGCTGGCCCATGCCGGCGACAGCTACCCGCTCGGCGCCGACAACGCCGGCTACTACTCGACCTCGCCGCTGGAGCGGACGCTGACGGAACTGGTTGATTTCAATCTGGTCAATCAATGCACGCCGCGCCTGACGGTCGGTGCCGCCCATGTCCGCACCAGCCAGATGCGCTATTTCGACAGCCGCGATGGCGAACTTGGCGTTAGGCACATCATGGCGTCAGGCGCGCTGCCGCCGGCCTTTCCGGCGATCCGTATCGACGGCGAGCTCTATTGGGACGGCGGCATATTATCGAACACGCCGACAGAGGCCGTGTTCGACGACAATCCGCGCAAGAATTCGCTGATCTTCGCGGTGCATCTGTGGAATCCCTCCGGTGCCGAGCCGACCACGATGGCGGAGGTGCTCAATCGCCACAAGGACGTGCAGTATTCGAGCCGCATCGCCAGCCACATTGCGCGGCAGCAGCAGGCGCATCGCCTGCGCCATGTCATCAACCAGCTTGCCGCGCGCCTACCGGAGGCCGAGCGTAACAGCGCGGCGGTGAGAGAGCTCACCGGTTATGGCTGCCCGACCCGGATGCATGTCGTGCGGCTGCTCGCCCCGCAGCTCCGCCGCGAGGACCACACCAAGGACATCGATTTCAGCCCGTCCGGAATCATGCAGCGGTGGGATGCCGGTTACCGCCACACCAGGTCGGTGCTCGAAAAGAAGCCCTGGGTCGGCGAGTTCGATCCGCTCTCCGGCGTCATCCTGCACGCGGAGATGGAAGTCATGCCGGAGGCGGCGGAATAG
- a CDS encoding LysR family transcriptional regulator produces the protein MEMHQVRYFLAVARVLNFTRAADECNVTQPSLTRAIKQLEAELGGDLFRRERPAAQLTELGQRMHPLLKQCYEAATGARELASSFKSGEVGALRIALTHSVDLSLLIPHLDQIKRMFNRLEFRFLRGNAREVAEFLKKGEAELGIAAEISEEWERLDTWPLFTENFQLVVNKNHPLAGRDKIDFVDLRAEQLLSRNYCEHGARVNSSLREHGLDVDRCHEIASERDLIELLEADIGVAVVPDTASIPPTLTRAVVEGLDARRTVNLYGVAGRERTAVASAVMRMLRGADWQQFIGKTASA, from the coding sequence ATGGAGATGCATCAGGTTCGCTACTTCCTCGCGGTTGCGCGTGTGCTCAACTTCACGCGCGCCGCCGACGAGTGCAACGTCACGCAACCGTCGCTGACGCGAGCCATCAAGCAACTGGAAGCCGAACTCGGCGGCGACCTGTTTCGCCGCGAGCGACCCGCGGCGCAGTTGACCGAACTCGGCCAGCGCATGCATCCGCTGCTCAAGCAGTGCTACGAGGCGGCGACAGGCGCGCGCGAACTTGCCTCATCCTTCAAGAGTGGCGAAGTCGGCGCGCTCCGGATCGCGCTGACCCATTCCGTCGACCTGTCGCTCTTGATTCCGCATCTCGACCAGATCAAGCGAATGTTCAACCGCCTGGAGTTCCGCTTTCTGCGCGGCAACGCCCGCGAAGTCGCGGAATTTCTGAAGAAGGGCGAAGCCGAGCTCGGCATTGCCGCCGAGATCAGCGAGGAGTGGGAGCGGCTCGACACCTGGCCGCTGTTCACGGAAAACTTCCAGCTCGTCGTCAACAAGAACCACCCGCTGGCAGGCCGCGATAAGATCGATTTCGTCGATCTTCGCGCCGAGCAATTGCTGTCGCGAAACTATTGCGAGCATGGCGCGCGGGTGAACTCTTCGCTTCGCGAGCACGGTCTCGATGTGGATCGCTGCCACGAGATCGCTTCTGAACGCGATTTGATCGAACTGCTGGAAGCCGATATCGGCGTCGCCGTGGTGCCCGATACCGCGTCGATTCCGCCGACGCTGACGCGTGCCGTCGTCGAAGGGCTGGACGCGCGGCGAACCGTGAACCTTTACGGCGTCGCCGGGCGCGAACGGACCGCCGTGGCATCTGCCGTGATGCGAATGCTGCGCGGCGCCGACTGGCAGCAATTCATCGGCAAGACCGCAAGCGCCTGA
- the glgA gene encoding glycogen synthase GlgA, whose protein sequence is MKVLFVTTEMDDFVRVGGLAAVSAALPRALRRWSDVRIMLPGYRDIIEQFTHIEIVGECPSLAEMPACSLGRAATKDGLPVYVLLCPQLYDRPGNPYGDESGRDWPDNDVRFGRFASAAAELAAGSLDKNWAADLIHANDWQAALAPAYLAWRGSKVPSILTIHNLAYQGLFPPDSLRRIGAPESSFHIDGLEFYDHVSFLKGGLVYASHLTTVSATYAKEITTRELGCGLEGLLQRRSNAAQLTGILNGIDESWDPSACAHLAQTFAPGDWEGKQANADYVRKQFGLALSRGPLFGLVARLVHQKGVDLVLSAADEIIEAGGQIVVTGSGEAQIEQALVNAHRRRPDAIGVVIGFNDAQARRIFAGSDFTLMPSRFEPCGLSQMYAQRFGSLPIGHQTGGLAETIKDGETGFLFPKPSAESFLGGVRRAFDAFRAKDRLDAMRRSAMARSFSWDLSAACYSALYRKTIAPSILA, encoded by the coding sequence TTGAAGGTCTTGTTCGTCACCACTGAAATGGATGACTTCGTCCGGGTGGGCGGTCTCGCCGCCGTATCCGCCGCCCTACCCCGGGCGCTACGCCGCTGGAGTGACGTCCGGATCATGCTGCCCGGCTATCGGGACATCATCGAACAGTTCACCCACATTGAAATCGTTGGGGAATGCCCCTCTCTGGCGGAGATGCCGGCCTGCTCGCTCGGGCGGGCAGCGACCAAGGATGGTCTGCCGGTTTACGTCCTGCTCTGCCCGCAACTTTACGACCGGCCGGGCAACCCCTATGGCGACGAATCCGGGCGCGACTGGCCGGACAACGACGTCAGATTCGGTCGGTTCGCATCCGCCGCCGCCGAACTTGCCGCGGGCAGCCTGGACAAGAATTGGGCAGCAGACCTGATCCATGCCAACGACTGGCAGGCCGCGCTGGCGCCGGCCTATCTGGCATGGCGAGGTTCAAAGGTTCCCTCGATCCTGACCATTCACAACCTCGCCTATCAGGGGCTGTTCCCGCCGGACTCGCTGCGCCGGATCGGGGCGCCTGAAAGCTCCTTCCACATCGACGGGCTCGAATTCTACGACCATGTCTCGTTCCTCAAGGGCGGCCTCGTCTACGCTTCGCACCTGACCACCGTCAGCGCCACCTATGCGAAGGAAATCACGACGCGCGAGCTCGGCTGCGGGCTTGAAGGCCTGCTGCAGCGTCGCTCGAACGCGGCGCAACTGACCGGCATCCTGAACGGCATCGACGAAAGCTGGGATCCCAGCGCCTGCGCGCATCTGGCGCAGACCTTCGCCCCCGGCGATTGGGAGGGCAAGCAGGCGAATGCCGATTACGTCCGCAAGCAGTTCGGCCTGGCGCTGTCGCGCGGTCCGCTGTTCGGCCTTGTCGCCCGCCTGGTGCACCAGAAGGGCGTCGACCTCGTCCTGTCCGCCGCCGACGAAATCATCGAGGCGGGCGGGCAGATCGTGGTGACCGGCAGCGGCGAGGCTCAGATCGAACAGGCGCTGGTCAACGCGCATCGCCGCAGGCCGGATGCGATCGGCGTCGTCATCGGCTTCAACGACGCCCAGGCGCGCCGAATTTTTGCCGGCAGCGATTTCACGCTGATGCCGTCGCGGTTCGAACCGTGCGGCTTGAGCCAGATGTATGCGCAGCGGTTCGGATCGCTGCCGATCGGCCACCAGACCGGCGGGCTGGCGGAAACCATCAAGGACGGCGAGACTGGTTTCCTGTTTCCGAAGCCGTCGGCGGAGTCCTTCCTCGGCGGTGTCAGGCGCGCGTTCGATGCGTTCCGCGCCAAGGACCGCCTCGACGCGATGCGGCGCAGCGCGATGGCGCGGTCATTTAGCTGGGATCTCTCGGCCGCCTGCTACAGCGCGCTGTATCGCAAGACGATCGCGCCTTCCATCCTCGCGTGA
- a CDS encoding MFS transporter has product MTGISTQMKSEAMEMHGHSPGVVLRSLVIGLTAYLTVVDLFATQAILPSLTRYYNVTPAAMGFAVNASTMGMAVAGLVVGFLSPHIDRRFGILLSLVLLAIPTALLASAPDLTVFTILRIAQGLCMASAFALTLAYLGEQCNQMDAGGAFAAYITGNVASNLIGRLVSAAVVDTLGLASNFYFFALLNLAGAVLVYFTIQRVKPMHAMPTVQSPFAATLDHWRNPALRSAFAIGFCILFAFIGTFTFVNFVLVRAPLSLGRMDLGFVYFVFAPSVVTTLFAGKAVARFGTRPAIWGALAVAALGLPLLLSSHLPEVLTGMVLVGVGTFFAQACATGFVGQAASDNRGIASGTYLACYFLGGLVGSAVLGQLFDRLGWTACVAGVGVSLAIAALLTARLALTRSAGSPA; this is encoded by the coding sequence ATGACCGGCATCTCCACGCAAATGAAATCGGAAGCGATGGAAATGCATGGTCATTCACCCGGCGTGGTGTTGCGGTCCCTCGTCATCGGCCTTACGGCGTACCTGACCGTGGTCGATCTGTTTGCCACGCAGGCGATCCTTCCCTCGCTGACCCGGTATTACAATGTAACCCCCGCCGCGATGGGCTTTGCAGTCAATGCCAGCACCATGGGCATGGCGGTCGCGGGGCTCGTGGTCGGCTTCCTGAGCCCGCATATCGACCGCCGGTTCGGCATCCTCCTGAGCCTGGTTCTGCTCGCGATCCCTACCGCGCTGCTAGCCAGCGCCCCCGACCTAACCGTATTCACGATCCTGCGCATCGCGCAGGGCCTCTGCATGGCCTCGGCGTTCGCGCTGACGCTGGCCTATCTCGGCGAGCAATGCAATCAGATGGACGCGGGCGGCGCGTTCGCGGCCTATATCACCGGCAACGTCGCCAGCAATCTGATCGGACGGCTGGTGTCGGCCGCCGTCGTCGATACGCTCGGGCTGGCCTCGAACTTCTACTTCTTCGCGCTGCTCAATCTTGCCGGCGCGGTGCTGGTCTACTTCACCATCCAGCGCGTCAAGCCGATGCATGCGATGCCGACGGTGCAATCGCCGTTCGCTGCGACGCTCGATCATTGGCGCAATCCGGCGCTGCGCTCGGCCTTTGCCATCGGCTTCTGCATTCTGTTCGCCTTTATCGGCACCTTCACCTTCGTGAATTTCGTGCTGGTGCGCGCGCCGCTGTCGCTCGGGCGGATGGATCTCGGCTTTGTCTATTTCGTGTTCGCGCCATCCGTGGTCACCACACTGTTCGCCGGCAAGGCGGTGGCGCGCTTCGGCACGCGGCCTGCGATCTGGGGCGCGCTCGCGGTCGCCGCTTTGGGCCTGCCGCTGCTGCTGTCTTCGCATCTGCCCGAGGTTCTGACCGGCATGGTGCTGGTCGGCGTTGGCACGTTCTTCGCGCAGGCCTGCGCCACCGGCTTCGTAGGCCAAGCCGCCAGCGACAACCGCGGCATTGCCAGCGGAACCTATCTTGCCTGCTATTTCCTCGGTGGCCTCGTCGGCAGCGCCGTGCTGGGCCAGTTGTTCGACCGCCTCGGATGGACCGCCTGCGTCGCCGGCGTCGGCGTGTCACTGGCCATCGCAGCGCTACTGACCGCGCGCCTCGCGCTCACTCGGTCCGCCGGGTCTCCGGCATGA
- a CDS encoding MFS transporter has translation MPLPSAPGGRPKPSRESQRGLDWFIFFLADVQTGFGPFIAVYLTTQKWTQVEIGFVLSIGGIIGLLGQMPGGAIVDAARSERLTAGLAVATIGCAALAYALWPIFPVVTAAATLHALASCVLGPAIAAISLGLVGPYAIGERLGRNARFASLGNGSAAALMGATGYLLSNQAVFFVTALLAIPTLMALARIRGQEIDVAQSHGAVVREVPDKEATSVFHLLRQRPLLIFAGGVLLFHVANAAMLPLMAGVVTTRSSQWAPVLIAACIIVPQAIVALTSPSVGRKAQAWGRRPLLLLAFGALAVRGLLFSVVSDPYLLVAVQIFDGITAAVLSVMVPLIVADVAFGSGHFNLAQGVVGTATGVGASLSTVLAGYVSDTFGSSIAFIGLAGIATLGLTVIWLFMPETRRTE, from the coding sequence GTGCCGCTGCCGTCTGCGCCCGGCGGCAGGCCAAAGCCGTCGCGCGAAAGCCAGCGCGGCCTCGACTGGTTCATCTTCTTTCTCGCCGACGTCCAGACCGGCTTCGGTCCGTTCATTGCGGTCTATCTGACCACGCAGAAATGGACGCAGGTCGAGATCGGATTCGTGCTGTCGATCGGCGGTATCATCGGCCTGCTTGGCCAGATGCCGGGCGGCGCTATCGTCGATGCCGCGCGTTCCGAGCGGCTGACGGCGGGGCTGGCGGTCGCCACCATAGGCTGTGCCGCGCTGGCCTATGCGTTATGGCCGATTTTTCCAGTGGTAACTGCCGCGGCGACGCTGCATGCGCTGGCGAGTTGCGTGCTGGGTCCGGCGATTGCGGCGATCAGTCTCGGTCTGGTCGGGCCGTACGCGATCGGGGAGCGGCTTGGGCGCAACGCCCGCTTCGCATCGCTGGGCAACGGCTCGGCGGCGGCGCTGATGGGCGCGACCGGTTACCTGTTGTCAAACCAGGCGGTGTTTTTTGTCACCGCGCTTCTCGCTATCCCGACATTGATGGCGCTTGCCCGGATTCGCGGGCAGGAGATCGACGTAGCTCAAAGCCACGGCGCCGTCGTGCGCGAGGTTCCTGATAAAGAGGCCACCAGCGTTTTCCATCTGCTGCGCCAGCGCCCGCTGCTGATTTTTGCGGGTGGCGTGCTGCTGTTTCATGTCGCCAATGCGGCGATGCTGCCGCTGATGGCCGGCGTGGTCACCACGCGGTCGAGCCAATGGGCGCCGGTGCTGATCGCGGCTTGCATCATCGTACCGCAAGCCATCGTCGCATTGACCTCGCCGTCGGTCGGTCGCAAGGCGCAAGCTTGGGGCAGGCGGCCGCTGCTGCTGCTTGCGTTCGGTGCATTGGCGGTCCGCGGCCTGCTGTTTTCGGTGGTCAGCGATCCCTACCTTCTGGTCGCGGTGCAGATCTTCGACGGCATCACCGCGGCGGTGCTCAGCGTGATGGTGCCGCTGATCGTGGCCGATGTCGCCTTCGGAAGCGGCCACTTCAATCTGGCGCAAGGCGTCGTCGGGACCGCGACCGGCGTCGGCGCGTCGCTCAGCACGGTGCTGGCGGGCTATGTCAGCGACACCTTCGGCAGCAGCATCGCCTTCATCGGGCTCGCGGGGATCGCAACCCTTGGCCTGACGGTGATCTGGCTGTTCATGCCGGAGACCCGGCGGACCGAGTGA
- a CDS encoding 3-hydroxybutyrate dehydrogenase has protein sequence MNIQLKTQGAAAVRPLAGKVSLVTGSTSGIGLGIARTLAEAGSAVVLNGLGAAAEIAKIRDQIAADFGVEVSYSAADMTSSDAIAEMIAATVASHGRLDILVNNAGIQHVAPLDQFPVEKWNAILSINLSSAFHTTRLALPAMRQNKFGRIINIASAHGLVGSPFKAAYVAAKHGIVGLTKVTALETAEDGITCNAICPGYVYTPLVEAQIDSQARAHGISREKVIHDVLLAQQPNKHFASVEELGALTVFLASDAAASITGTALPVDGGWTAH, from the coding sequence ATGAATATCCAGCTCAAAACACAAGGTGCTGCGGCTGTGCGGCCGCTGGCCGGCAAGGTCTCGCTTGTCACGGGTTCGACCAGCGGCATCGGCCTCGGGATTGCCCGCACGCTGGCGGAAGCCGGCTCGGCGGTGGTGCTGAACGGCCTTGGCGCCGCGGCCGAAATCGCCAAAATCCGGGATCAGATCGCCGCCGATTTCGGTGTCGAGGTCAGCTATTCCGCGGCCGACATGACCAGCAGTGATGCGATCGCCGAGATGATCGCGGCGACCGTCGCCAGTCACGGGCGGCTGGATATTCTGGTCAACAATGCCGGTATCCAGCATGTCGCGCCGCTCGATCAGTTTCCGGTCGAGAAATGGAATGCGATCCTGTCGATCAACCTGTCGTCGGCGTTTCACACCACGCGGCTGGCGTTGCCGGCGATGCGTCAGAACAAATTCGGGCGGATCATCAACATTGCCTCCGCGCATGGATTGGTCGGCTCGCCTTTCAAGGCGGCCTATGTCGCGGCCAAGCACGGCATCGTCGGCCTGACCAAGGTAACCGCGCTGGAGACCGCCGAGGACGGCATCACCTGCAATGCGATCTGCCCGGGCTACGTCTATACGCCGCTGGTCGAGGCGCAGATCGACAGCCAGGCCAGGGCGCACGGCATTTCCCGCGAAAAGGTCATCCACGACGTTCTGCTGGCGCAGCAGCCCAACAAGCATTTTGCGAGCGTCGAGGAATTGGGCGCGCTGACGGTTTTTCTCGCCAGCGACGCGGCAGCATCGATCACCGGCACGGCTTTGCCGGTCGATGGCGGCTGGACTGCACACTAG